TTCTCTTACTGACTCTGTTACCATCTCTGAACCAGACGCCCTATCATCTATAATTAATTCTACAAATATTCTTTGTTTTGGTGATAACACTGGCTCATCTTCTGTTTCTGTTAGTGGTGGTACACTAAACTATAATTACTTGTGGTCTAATGGACAAGCTGCAGGTAATATTAATGCTTTAACAGCTGGAACTTATTATGTAACTATTACAGACTCTAAAGGCTGTATTATTAATGACACTACAATAATTACACAGCCTGCCTCTGGTTTAT
The sequence above is drawn from the Vicingus serpentipes genome and encodes:
- a CDS encoding SprB repeat-containing protein — protein: SLTDSVTISEPDALSSIINSTNILCFGDNTGSSSVSVSGGTLNYNYLWSNGQAAGNINALTAGTYYVTITDSKGCIINDTTIITQPASGLSLDLTQTNVSCNGGNDGELIVTPNGGTAPFSFAWS